The sequence CGCCGAACTGCGGCTGGTCCTGCGCACGGCGCTGTCCCGGCTGACCGCCCGTCAGCGCACCGTGCTCGTGCTGCGCTATGTCGAGGACCTGCCGGAGGCCGAGGTGGCCCGCATCCTGGGCTGCTCGGTGGGCACCGTACGGTCCACCACCCACCGCTCGCTGGCCCGCCTGCGGGAGCTGGCGCCCGAGCTGGCGGCCGTCGACCCGGGGCCGGGCCGGCCGGCCCCCGGCTTCTCGCCCGTGGAGGTGCGCTCGTGAACGTCGAGGAACTCGTCCGGCAGGCGCTGCGGGAGCAGGCCGACGGGCAGCCGCCGGCCCCGGCCGGATTCGCCGACCGGGTGCTCGCCGCGCGCCGGCGCCGCCGCCTGCGCGCGCTGGCGTCCGCCGCCGTGGCCACCGCCGCCGTGGTGGCGGTGGCCGTGGGGGTGCCGCCGCGGGACTCCGGCCACCACGACGACGTACGGCCCGCCCGCGCCGTGGACGACGGCGGGGACCGGGCCCATCCGGACCAGTCGCCGCCGCGCGAGCTGATCGCGGCCGGGCGGACGGCGATGGCCGCCTACTACACCCAGCGGATCGTGCCGCGGAGCGGGAAGAGGGCGGTCGTCCGGCGGACGTACTGGCTGGCGGACCGGAAGACCGGCCGGTACGAGAAGGACGACCGGTGGTCGTTCGTCGCCGTGGCCCCGGGGCTGCGGACGGCCGCCGTGCTGGAACGGACGCTGCCGGCCCGCCGGATCGGACTGCTCGACCTCGCGACGGGGGAGGTCGAGCGGTGGATCCCGGTCGCGCACGCAGTCGCCGGACTCGCCTTCTCGTGCGACGGCCGCAGGCTGGTCGCCACCACCTACAGCCAGAGTCCCGACCAGGTCACCGAGGTCACCGGCGAGGGGGCCGGCGGGACCGGCCGGGGGCCGTGGTGGGGGGCTCGGGTCCGCACCGGCTTCCAGGTCCTGGACGTGGCCTCCGGGCAGGGTGCCTGGCGGTCCGTGCCGCCCGGCCCGCACGACTTCAACCGCGAGGACTTCGCCTTCGGCCGCGCCGGAAACCTGGTGTACTCGCGGCTGGTCGGCGAGCGCGACGGCATGCAGCAGTTCTACGACCTCGCCGGCCGGAAGACCGATCCGCCGGCGAACGAGCGCCATCTGCGTTCCGACGTCGGCGCCCGGCTGTCCCCGGACGGCCGGCTCGCCGCCTGGGGCCTGGTCGCGGAGCCGCACGGCACGTCGTACTCCGCGATCCGCGATCCGCTGACCGGCGAGGAGGTCGCCCGGGCGCGCGGCGCGCAGCTGCTCGCCTGGGCGGACGACCGGCGGCTCATCGCCTGGGAGCGGGACCCGCACCGGGAGGAGTACCGCGACCGGCTGGTGCTGGTGACGGTCGGGGGCAAGGACGTCGTCCCGCTCAGCGGCTACCGCGCGCCGGACGCCGAGTACCCCACGCGGGCCTGGATCCCGGTGTTCGCCGAGCGGTGATCATCCCGCCCGCAGCGTCTCGTACCGGGCCAGCAGCCCGTCGGCCGTCTCCCGGCCGGCGGGCAGCAGCGGGGCGCGGACCGGACCGGCGGGCAGCCCGAGGCGGCCCAGCAGCGCCTTCGCGGTGACCGTGCCGGGCAGGCCCGCGCCCGTCATCGCCTCGGTCAACGGCGTGACGGCGAGCTGGAGTCGCCGCGCCCGCGCGGTGTCACCGGCGTCGAAGGCGGCCGGGATCGCGGCGATGTGCGCCGGTACGGCGTTCGCGACCGTGCTGACACAGCCCGCGGCGCCGACCGCGTACAGCGCCAGCACGTGTTCGTCGCAGCCCGCGTAGTACGCCAACCCGGTCTCGGCCAGCACCTTCTGGGTGCCGAGGAAGTCGTAGGAGCAGTCCTTGACGGCCGCGATCCGCGGGTGCTCCGCGAGCCGGATCAGCGTCTCCGGCTCGATCCGGGTGCCGGTGCGGCCCGGGATGTCGTACAGCATCAGCGGCAGCTCGCTCGCGTCGGCGACCGCGCGGAAGTGCGCGGCCACGGCCTCCTGCGGGGGCCGGCTGTAGTACGGCGTCACCACCAGCACGCCGTCCGCGCCCGCCTTGGCGGCGGCGAGGGCCAGCTCCACCGTGTGCCGGGTGTCGGCCGAGCCCACGCCCGCGACCAGCGCCGCCCGGTCGCCGACCGCCTCCCGCACGGCCGCGACCAGCCGGGTCTTCTCCTCGTCGGTGGTGGTGGGCGACTCGCCCGTGGTGCCGTTCAGGACCAGGCCGTCACAGCCCTGTGCCACCAGGTGCGCGGCCAGCCGCTGTGCGCCGTCCGGGTCGAGCGCGCCCGCCCCGGTGAACGGCGTGATCATCGCGCAGAGGGTGCGGCCGAAGGGCGGGGGCTTGCGGGTGCTCGTCATGGGAGTAGTGTCGGCGGCACATCGGTGAAGCACTACTTAATTCTTCTACGGCACATTGGTAAGCAGTGCTGAGAGGTCGGCTGCGGCTCCGCTGTGCCCGGCGGGTGCGGGTTGGCGGCCGGCACCGGGGCCGGCGTGCCCGAACCAGACGCTCGCGTAGCCCTGTTGCGGATGCATCTCGACTGGCGCGGCACCAACCCGGCCACCCCGGCGAGCCCGGGGCCGCAGGCGGCGGGCAGGGGTGAGGGGCCGCGCTGCGGGTACCCGGCCGGGAACGCGATCAGGGAAAGGGCAGACCGATGAGGCACAGGAACCCGCGCGGCTCGGGCGCCAAGGGCCCCGACGAGCTGCGCCGGCAGATCGAACAGACCCGGGGCCGGCTCGGCGGCACCGTCGGCCGGCTGAGGGGCCGCGCCGAATCTGACCGGCCGGGCCCGGACGCGGGCCGCGGACCTGAGGGACAAGGCCGGCGCCATGACCGTACAACTGCGCTCCGGCGCCGCCCACGCGGGACACGGAGCCCAGGACCGGACGGCCAGGGCCGGACACCTGGTGCAGGACCGGGCGGCCAGGGCGGGACACCTCGTGCAGGACCGGGCCGCCAAGGCGGGCGGCCGGGTGCAGGAAGGCGCGGCCAGGGCCGGCCGCCTGGTGCAGGAGCGGGCCGGGCACGGCGGGCACCTGCTGCGGGACCGGACGGCGCACGCCGGGCACACCGCGCGGCACGACCTGCGGCTGCCGCGACCGGTGCGCGGGACCGTGCGCGCCGCGCTGCGCCACCCCCGGCCGGCGATGCTCGCCGGCGCGCGGTCGGTGCCGCCCTCGTCGGCGCGGCCGTGGTCTGGCGCCGGGTCGACCGCGGCGGCCGGTGAGCCGCTGACACGGGCGCAGCCGCAGCACCTGCGGGTCGTGGTCGCTGATCTGGTCGTGGAACTCCGAGTTGATGTGCACGCTGTCGTAGTCGAAGTCACCGCCGCGGCGGATCGCCGGGCTGATCAGGATCTGGTCCAGGACCTGCTGGTTGCCCTGGTAGTCATAGGTGTAGCGCTCGCTCCTCGGCAGGGACTTGATCGCCGACCACAGCGCGCCGTCGTCCTCCAGGATCTTCGTGGTGCCGGAGAACTCGAAGTCGTTCATGTCGCCGAGCGCGATCACGTCCGCGTTCTTCTGCGCGGCCAGAATGTCCTTGACGAACGCGTTCACCGCGGTCGCCTGGGCGTGCCGCTGGATCTCCGAGCCGCGCACCGGGGGCTGGTACTGCGAGGTCAGAGCCTGGTCGCCGCCCTTGGAGTTCAGGTGGTTGGCGATCACGAACACGGTCTTGCCGCGGAAGACGAACTCGCCCGCGAGCGGCTTGCGGCTGTTGCTCCACGCCGCGTTCGCCGGGTCGATCCGGCCCGGCGACACCGTCAGCCGCGCCTTGCCGTGCACCTTGGCGACCCCGACCGCGGTGGTCGAGTCGCCGCCCGCGCGGTCCGTGAAGGAGACCCGCTCGGGGTTGAACAGGAACACCTGGCGGATGTTGCCGCCGGGCTCGCCGCCGTCCTGGCCGTCGACCGGGTTGACCGAACGCCAGTCGTACACCGGGCCGCCCGCCGCGGCGATGGCGTCGATCAGCTTGGTGACGGTGCGGTCCGCGTCGACCGTGCCGTCGTTCGTGGCGCCGTTGTTGTCCTGGATCTCCTCCAGGGACACGATGTCGGGGGACTGGAGGTGGCGCACGATCGCGGCGGCGTGCTGCTCGAAGGTGGCGTCCGACGGGTCGAGGTTCTCCACGTTGTACGTCGCCACCGCCAGCTCGCGGCCCGACTGCCGCCGCGTCGTCTCGCGCTCCAGGCCGCCGCTCCGCAGCGTGCCGAGGTCGCTCGCGACCAGCGTGTAACCGCCGTACTGGTTGAAGTCCAGCGGGCCGGTCGTCGTACCGGAGAGGGTGTCGCCGACGTCCGCCTTCGGGAAGTCGGCGGTGGAGCCCAGCGACTGGATCTGGAGCCGGCCGGTGTTCTGGGAGTCGTAGGAGCCGTAGACCGTGCCGCCGCGGCGGCTGCGGTGCTCCCACGGCTTCACCGTGACCCACAGCTCGCTGTGCGCGTCGGTCGCGGTGACCACGCGGGCGTCGGCGACCTGGACGTTCATGCCCTCCAGGGACTCGTAGTAGTCCAAGGCGTACGCCGACGGGTCCAGGGTGAGGCCGTTGACCGAGCCGGCCGCGGCGGTGTCGCCCTCGGGCGCGTACGCGTCCGGCACCGCGTCCTCGTCGATCACGGCCGGCGCCGGGACCGCGTTGCCGGTGGAGACGGTGGTGACCTGAGGCTTGGTGATCTCCGTCAGCGACTGGTTGCCGGAGGAGGCGCCGCCCGGGACGTACTCGGAGACCGTGCCCGTCACCGTCACCGCGTCGCCGACCGCGACCTTCGGCGTGGAGCTGGTGAAGACGAAGACACCCTCGCTGGTGGCCGGGTCGTCGTCCGGCGCCGCGTCCTGGAGCCAGAAGCCCCGGGAGGAGCCGTAGGCGCGCGTGGCCGTGACGATGCCGGGCACGTCCGTCACCTTCTGGCCGGCGTACGGCGATATCCGGGTCGTGCCCTGGATGTCGTGGACGCGCACCGAGTCGGCGTGCGCGGGGGAGGTGAGGACGACGGCGGACGCCGCGCCGCAGACGGCGGCGACGGTGAGCGCGGCGAGGCGCGCGGAAGACCTGCTCGGCAAGGGATTTCCTCCGGGACGTGCGTGGGCGCCGGGACGAGGACGGAACGGAAGACCGTGTGGGGCGCGTGGCCCTGTGTGACACGCGTAGAGCCGAGTGAACAGTTGTCCCCCTGCTTCTACGCGCGTCAATCTCCTGCCTGGCCCGGGAGTTGTCAAGGTTTCGGCCATGTACGCCTCCTTGCGCGGAGATGAACCGGGCGGCATGGGTGGAAATCCGTCTAGGCTGAGCGGCTGAGCCCGTTTCACGCTCCGAGGAGATCCAGCCGATGTCAGACAGCTCCCCCCTGCCGCCCGCGCGGCTGC comes from Streptomyces sp. SCL15-4 and encodes:
- the dapA gene encoding 4-hydroxy-tetrahydrodipicolinate synthase; its protein translation is MTSTRKPPPFGRTLCAMITPFTGAGALDPDGAQRLAAHLVAQGCDGLVLNGTTGESPTTTDEEKTRLVAAVREAVGDRAALVAGVGSADTRHTVELALAAAKAGADGVLVVTPYYSRPPQEAVAAHFRAVADASELPLMLYDIPGRTGTRIEPETLIRLAEHPRIAAVKDCSYDFLGTQKVLAETGLAYYAGCDEHVLALYAVGAAGCVSTVANAVPAHIAAIPAAFDAGDTARARRLQLAVTPLTEAMTGAGLPGTVTAKALLGRLGLPAGPVRAPLLPAGRETADGLLARYETLRAG
- a CDS encoding DUF3618 domain-containing protein, whose protein sequence is MRHRNPRGSGAKGPDELRRQIEQTRGRLGGTVGRLRGRAESDRPGPDAGRGPEGQGRRHDRTTALRRRPRGTRSPGPDGQGRTPGAGPGGQGGTPRAGPGRQGGRPGAGRRGQGRPPGAGAGRARRAPAAGPDGARRAHRAARPAAAATGARDRARRAAPPPAGDARRRAVGAALVGAAVVWRRVDRGGR
- a CDS encoding WD40 repeat domain-containing protein gives rise to the protein MNVEELVRQALREQADGQPPAPAGFADRVLAARRRRRLRALASAAVATAAVVAVAVGVPPRDSGHHDDVRPARAVDDGGDRAHPDQSPPRELIAAGRTAMAAYYTQRIVPRSGKRAVVRRTYWLADRKTGRYEKDDRWSFVAVAPGLRTAAVLERTLPARRIGLLDLATGEVERWIPVAHAVAGLAFSCDGRRLVATTYSQSPDQVTEVTGEGAGGTGRGPWWGARVRTGFQVLDVASGQGAWRSVPPGPHDFNREDFAFGRAGNLVYSRLVGERDGMQQFYDLAGRKTDPPANERHLRSDVGARLSPDGRLAAWGLVAEPHGTSYSAIRDPLTGEEVARARGAQLLAWADDRRLIAWERDPHREEYRDRLVLVTVGGKDVVPLSGYRAPDAEYPTRAWIPVFAER